The segment AGGAAGCCTGCCGAGGTCCTGGTAATACCCAGTTCCTGCGCCAGATCGTCACTGCCCTTTGCATCCAGCACGCATTGTACCTGGCAATGATGCCCGGATTTTATAATGCCAGTCTGCACCATCCTGATATCAGTGTATATCAACACGCTGGCAGATAAAGCGTCCAGCCCCGCCCTGATGGGGTCAAGACCGAATACCAAAAGGTCCTTGAACGCAGGGTCACCCGTGGCTACCACACAGCGCTGTCGTATCATACCTTCAGGACTGTTGTCTTCCACGATCTCTCTGGCAATGGCGCGTCCCGTTTCTGCAATGGTCATGGCCTCAGGGGTAGTGGCGCCGGGTTCAATGCATCTGCGTACCAGTTCCGGGTCTATCTCCTTTGTGTGATGCCCGGCTGTTTTGATTATATCAGTATTCATATTTCTTGTGATACCCCCTGGGTGTTATCATCTTAGAACCCCATATCCTGGATTCGCTATTGCCAATAATTACTGTCGTACTCATATCCACCTCTTCGTCGTGATCCATTGCCTTACCCAATGTGGTTACGGTCACAGACTCGCCTTCCGGGCGCAGTGCATTTTTAACGATACCCACCGGCACCGTATCTGCCCGATGACGCCTGATTATCTCTATTGCCCGAATGTAGTTCGTATTGCGCTGCCTGCTTTTGGGATTATAGATACCGATGACCATATCCGAAGTGGCGGCCGCTGCCAGCCGTTGTTCAATAACATTCCATGGCGTGAGCAGGTCACTGAGACTGATAACAGCAAAATCACTGACTACGGGCGCCCCCAGCAGACTTGCGACCGCGCTCAGTGCCGTCACACCGGGCACCACCTCGATATCCACCTTCAGGTCAGAATGCTGGGCCACTTCCAGCACCAATCCGGCCATGCCGTACACATTGGAATCCCCGCCGCTGACCATGGCTACCTTCCGGTCACGTGCCAGTTCAATAGCTTTGCGGGCCCGGTCAACCTCCTTTCCCATACGTGACCTTATGACCTGCTGGTTGGTGATAAGATGGCTTATCTGGTCCAGATAGGTCCCGTTACCGATAATGACATCTGCACGTTCCAGCACTTCGACGGCCCGCAGGGTCAAATGCTCTTGAGAACCCGGTCCAATTCCAACCACGTAGAGTTTCCCGTTACCGTGCAATTGCGATAGTGACATTGTTGAATACCTTTTTCTTCATGATGAGGGTGTGTTCCCGGCTCAGTGCCAGTGCAGCCGGTTCACATACCCCGGTCAGGCCCAGCCGTTTTGCCCTGGAATCCGACGGGGGATTGATGGAGTTGATAATATTCCCGGGGACGAATACGATATGTCCTCCGATGATGCTGATTGCTTCGATGAGTCCTGCTTCGTGTTCCTTGACATCGGCTGAGGCAAATAATTCCACATCTGCCATGCCCAGCCCTGATTCTGATAATGCTATCTGGATAGCATCCACCACATTGTCTGAAGATACATTGCGCCTGGCACCTATACCTACGATGACCCCCTTTTGTCTTTCACCTCTCTTTTTCTGGAGCACACTAACGTCCGGGTCTACTACAACCACTTTTGGCCCATGTATCTCAATTACCGGCAGGTCAGATGTTAGCAAATGGGAATTGACAGACCGGGTCGAATCCCTGTTCACAATACTGCAGCCCAGCGCCTGCGCCGTCCCTTCAACTGAAGGCCGCCCCAGGCTTTCGGTTGCTGTGGTGATGACGGGATGCGCGCCTGTTCCTGCAAGACGCTGTGCCAGTTCGTTGGCTCCATGATGGCCACCGCACAGGGCTATGGCATAGTTCAGGCCCGCATCTACAACCACTACGGGTGGGTCGGTCCATTTGTCATCGAGAAATGGAGCAAGCTCGCGGACAACAATACCGCATGCCATTACCGCTATGATCGCTTCGTATTGCGTAAAAGCGGTCCTGAACGCATCCTTACTGTAGGGGATAAGGGCTCCGCCAACACATTCCTGTATCTGCTCAGCAGCGTCCCGATTATGTTTAAGATGGACTATTCCGGTGCGTATAGGTGGGACCTCCTGTAATGTACAGGGTCAACCACCCCGCCGATAAGTATCATAGATGAACGGGTAAGGCCTGCCGCCCTGACCCGGGCCGCAATATCAGAAACAGTGCCCCTGATAATCAGCTGGTCATCCCAGGAAGCGTGGTACACCACTGCCACCGGGGTGGCAGGAGGATATTCCACTACCTTCATGACCTCTTCAATCTTGCAGGTGCCCAGGAATACTGCCATGGTGGCGCCGTGTCTGGATAATGCTGCAAGGTCGTCCTCTTCAAGGGTCTCCCCTGCCGGCCGTGTGATGATGAGGGTCTCGCTAACGCCTTTCAGGGTCAACTGGGTACCCAGGGCTGCCGCCGTGGCGAAAATTGATGAAACACCAGGAACGACTTCCACTTCAACATCGTGTTTTGCCAGTTCATGTATCTGCTCAATAATAGCACCGTACAGGGAAGGGTCGCCGCTGTGAAGCCGCACGACCTTTTGCCCTTTCTTTACTGCATCCACCATTGTGCTGGTGAGCTCTTCCAGCCGCATCCCGTAACTGTCAATTGTCTGGCCCTTGCTCGTGTCCAGCAGTACAGGGTTGACCAGGGAACCGGCATATACCACCAGGTCAGCATTCTCAAGCATTCTCTGACCTTTTACGGTTATCAGTTCAGGGTCGCCTGGACCCGCTCCTACGAAATATACTTTGTATTTACCGCTCACGTGGTTTCCTCGCATGGATCATACTGAAATAATCTGCTTTTTCAGGCATATTTTCTTTACCCTTTATGATAATTTCATCTTCAGTGTACAACTTCTGGGCAAGGACGAATTCTTCAAATCCTTCATCCACCAGTCCATTTACGATCTGACAGGGACGCCGGGCTTTCAGGACGATCCTGTCAGTGAAAGGTGAACCGTCGCTTACCTGGAATGAAGATTCTATTTCAATACCGGCCCTGGCCGCAAATGCTGTAATTGAGCTGATACCGGGAATGGTCTCTATGAAAATATCGGGATGACGTTGACAGATGAGCCTGCGCAGGTGGGTGAACGTGCTAAAGAAGTTAGGGTCACCGATAAGGCCGAATGCTGCCAGTCCAATCCTGGCATGCTGTGCTACAAGGTCAGCGTTCTCTTCCCAGTGTGACCGCAGAACCTTTTTGTCCTTTGTCATGGGAAATTCAAGCAGTTGCGGCCTGGCATAGGGTTCGACCAGCTGGGCAGCCAGGCGGCCCGGTGCAAAGACAATATCGCTGCGTTTCAGCATCGCTATTGCCTTCAGGGTCAGGAGTTGCGGGTCGCCGGGACCCAGTCCAACACCTACCAGCATTCAGGGTACCTCCTTTTGGGTATCGCCTACAATGATGTAGACCGGATTTATAGGTTTGAATGCAATATCATCCGCCAGTGGATAACTTTTTGCCACCTGGACATGAACCGCTT is part of the ANME-2 cluster archaeon genome and harbors:
- a CDS encoding precorrin-8X methylmutase, producing the protein MNTDIIKTAGHHTKEIDPELVRRCIEPGATTPEAMTIAETGRAIAREIVEDNSPEGMIRQRCVVATGDPAFKDLLVFGLDPIRAGLDALSASVLIYTDIRMVQTGIIKSGHHCQVQCVLDAKGSDDLAQELGITRTSAGFLTVGQDLQDSIVVIGNAPSAAITVSRMVEYGIRPALIVAVPVGFVNAAESKERVRGLDVPSITCTGTRGGTPVAVACINELIVMRKES
- the cobJ gene encoding precorrin-3B C(17)-methyltransferase, encoding MSLSQLHGNGKLYVVGIGPGSQEHLTLRAVEVLERADVIIGNGTYLDQISHLITNQQVIRSRMGKEVDRARKAIELARDRKVAMVSGGDSNVYGMAGLVLEVAQHSDLKVDIEVVPGVTALSAVASLLGAPVVSDFAVISLSDLLTPWNVIEQRLAAAATSDMVIGIYNPKSRQRNTNYIRAIEIIRRHRADTVPVGIVKNALRPEGESVTVTTLGKAMDHDEEVDMSTTVIIGNSESRIWGSKMITPRGYHKKYEY
- the cbiG gene encoding cobalt-precorrin 5A hydrolase, which encodes MRTGIVHLKHNRDAAEQIQECVGGALIPYSKDAFRTAFTQYEAIIAVMACGIVVRELAPFLDDKWTDPPVVVVDAGLNYAIALCGGHHGANELAQRLAGTGAHPVITTATESLGRPSVEGTAQALGCSIVNRDSTRSVNSHLLTSDLPVIEIHGPKVVVVDPDVSVLQKKRGERQKGVIVGIGARRNVSSDNVVDAIQIALSESGLGMADVELFASADVKEHEAGLIEAISIIGGHIVFVPGNIINSINPPSDSRAKRLGLTGVCEPAALALSREHTLIMKKKVFNNVTIAIAR
- the cobM gene encoding precorrin-4 C(11)-methyltransferase gives rise to the protein MRGNHVSGKYKVYFVGAGPGDPELITVKGQRMLENADLVVYAGSLVNPVLLDTSKGQTIDSYGMRLEELTSTMVDAVKKGQKVVRLHSGDPSLYGAIIEQIHELAKHDVEVEVVPGVSSIFATAAALGTQLTLKGVSETLIITRPAGETLEEDDLAALSRHGATMAVFLGTCKIEEVMKVVEYPPATPVAVVYHASWDDQLIIRGTVSDIAARVRAAGLTRSSMILIGGVVDPVHYRRSHLYAPE
- a CDS encoding cobalt-factor II C(20)-methyltransferase, whose translation is MLVGVGLGPGDPQLLTLKAIAMLKRSDIVFAPGRLAAQLVEPYARPQLLEFPMTKDKKVLRSHWEENADLVAQHARIGLAAFGLIGDPNFFSTFTHLRRLICQRHPDIFIETIPGISSITAFAARAGIEIESSFQVSDGSPFTDRIVLKARRPCQIVNGLVDEGFEEFVLAQKLYTEDEIIIKGKENMPEKADYFSMIHARKPRER